The Dehalococcoidia bacterium genome includes a window with the following:
- a CDS encoding SDR family oxidoreductase yields MDLNDKVAIVTGSARGIGRAIADKMAAYGATVVICDLNIDNVQRTASELSEAHPDTEFGAFQVDVTQRESLDRLARDASDLFDQIDILVNNAGIIGASGWEDRDSPIEEDWDQIYAVNVKGVAKASDAISEYMKPRNYGKIVNIASVAGRQGGPGNPAYNASKASVISLTQAYALGLAPFNINVNAICPGSLWTNMWERIAVRNINLDESQSSLTPREHFDRSIQARMPLGREQTPEDIANLAVFLASDLSLNITGQAINVTGGSRMD; encoded by the coding sequence ATGGACCTCAATGACAAGGTGGCCATCGTTACGGGGTCAGCGCGCGGGATTGGACGCGCTATCGCGGACAAGATGGCGGCGTACGGTGCGACAGTAGTGATATGCGATCTGAACATCGACAACGTGCAGCGTACGGCATCTGAGCTTAGCGAAGCTCACCCGGATACAGAGTTCGGAGCATTCCAGGTCGATGTAACTCAACGCGAGTCGCTGGACCGGCTGGCGCGAGACGCATCAGACCTGTTTGACCAGATCGACATCCTGGTCAACAACGCAGGGATCATCGGTGCGTCCGGATGGGAGGACCGCGACAGTCCAATTGAAGAGGACTGGGACCAGATATACGCGGTCAACGTCAAGGGCGTTGCGAAGGCCTCAGACGCGATCTCCGAATACATGAAGCCGCGAAACTACGGAAAGATCGTCAACATCGCCTCGGTAGCCGGTCGGCAGGGAGGTCCCGGCAATCCTGCGTACAACGCTTCCAAGGCCAGCGTCATCAGCCTGACGCAAGCCTATGCGCTGGGGCTCGCGCCGTTCAACATAAATGTGAACGCAATATGTCCGGGTTCTCTGTGGACAAACATGTGGGAGCGGATTGCGGTGCGAAACATCAACCTGGATGAGAGTCAGTCGAGCCTGACTCCTAGGGAGCACTTTGACCGCTCTATCCAGGCCAGGATGCCGCTAGGCCGCGAGCAGACGCCAGAGGACATCGCTAACCTGGCGGTGTTTCTGGCTTCGGACCTGTCTCTGAACATCACCGGGCAGGCGATCAACGTAACCGGTGGGTCGCGAATGGACTAG
- a CDS encoding O-antigen ligase family protein, producing the protein MTQQQTSTISASDIQRLLLWAVRLGLMAVLLVPLIVTTSTYFPYVVGKAIYARVIIEITFALWLILVLYFSDYRPSRSWILVAFGAWLVVSLISGLTGVSFTRSLWSTYERMQGIYDLAHWFVFVMMAGSVFRSIRDWQVLFTVNLAIGAVVSGLGLAHHFDVYSMDILGSSQRIESTLGNATYVGAYTMVNAMIGVGLIVHSLVRPEIEPSVQVRRRATRRRQRRVEEQAGWSLDLTTWLRLLWVVAVVINLWALWLTGTRGAIVGMGAGAVVFGVVYLFLGNMKVIRWAALGVIVAAVLGVGLVLVMKTTTVLDPLTDSSTTLRRLASIGLDDNSSRGRLVAVQAGLEAFQDRPVLGWGPENFLIAWGRYFDVDSGIHERFDQAHSKVFEELTTKGVLGLTTYLLIWLGMVAVLLASFRRRSGWQQVFIAVVGATVAAYFVQNLFLFDTTTTTLLFALLVAFLISEERELRVQDSTGEPPEPGTRLIPEGLDRRLGLAAIAKIHRNSIGVAVVVLVVSVLAGLLLFYTFMPFSSAMSVVQGAVGQGTWEQKEAVLTRSVSEFPGLGNYPRIILISQATEGAQEMSDEDFALAVESVGVAAEEGLDDEPQNWRIRALTAQFYQVASTRNPDYLAAAREHIDEAAELAPRTREIIRISEQQEELESRQ; encoded by the coding sequence ATGACACAACAGCAGACCAGTACCATAAGCGCCTCCGACATTCAGAGACTGCTCCTATGGGCAGTGCGCCTTGGGCTGATGGCGGTACTCCTCGTGCCGCTGATAGTTACGACTTCGACATACTTTCCCTACGTGGTCGGGAAGGCGATTTACGCTCGAGTCATCATTGAGATTACATTTGCTCTCTGGCTGATACTCGTCCTCTATTTCTCGGACTACCGTCCATCTCGTTCGTGGATCCTGGTCGCATTCGGCGCGTGGCTGGTTGTCTCGCTGATTTCAGGACTTACAGGAGTCAGTTTCACCAGGAGCCTCTGGTCGACGTACGAGCGGATGCAGGGCATATATGATCTTGCCCACTGGTTCGTGTTCGTTATGATGGCCGGTTCGGTTTTCAGGTCAATCCGTGACTGGCAGGTGCTGTTCACGGTCAACCTGGCAATCGGTGCAGTCGTCTCCGGCCTGGGTCTGGCTCACCACTTCGACGTTTACAGCATGGACATCCTCGGGTCTTCACAGAGGATCGAGTCGACCCTGGGCAACGCGACGTACGTGGGCGCTTACACGATGGTGAACGCGATGATTGGCGTGGGACTGATTGTCCACTCGTTGGTCAGGCCTGAGATCGAACCGAGTGTCCAGGTGAGGAGGCGCGCAACCAGACGCCGGCAGCGCAGGGTGGAAGAGCAGGCAGGCTGGTCATTGGACCTGACGACCTGGCTTCGGCTGTTGTGGGTTGTTGCTGTCGTAATCAACCTGTGGGCGCTGTGGCTGACAGGGACGAGGGGGGCGATCGTCGGCATGGGTGCGGGAGCAGTCGTGTTTGGCGTTGTCTATCTGTTCTTGGGGAATATGAAGGTCATACGGTGGGCGGCGCTCGGCGTGATTGTCGCAGCGGTACTGGGTGTGGGACTGGTGCTGGTGATGAAGACCACGACCGTGCTCGATCCGCTCACGGATTCCAGCACTACACTCAGGAGGCTGGCGTCGATTGGCCTGGACGACAATAGCTCGCGTGGGCGACTGGTTGCAGTACAGGCGGGACTTGAAGCGTTCCAGGACCGGCCTGTGCTTGGATGGGGGCCTGAGAACTTCCTGATCGCGTGGGGACGGTACTTCGATGTCGACTCCGGCATTCACGAGCGCTTCGATCAGGCGCACAGCAAAGTGTTCGAGGAGCTTACGACAAAAGGAGTGCTGGGTCTCACAACGTACCTGCTGATATGGCTGGGGATGGTGGCTGTTCTGCTGGCTTCGTTCCGACGGAGAAGCGGATGGCAACAGGTCTTCATAGCTGTAGTTGGTGCAACGGTCGCAGCCTACTTCGTCCAGAACCTGTTCCTGTTCGACACGACAACTACGACACTGCTGTTTGCCCTGCTGGTCGCATTCCTGATCTCAGAGGAGCGGGAGCTCAGAGTTCAGGATTCGACTGGCGAGCCCCCCGAACCTGGGACGAGGTTGATCCCTGAAGGACTCGATCGGCGACTAGGACTGGCTGCTATCGCGAAAATCCACAGGAACTCGATCGGTGTTGCAGTTGTGGTACTGGTGGTGTCAGTCCTGGCTGGCCTGTTGCTGTTCTATACGTTCATGCCGTTTTCGTCAGCGATGAGTGTGGTCCAGGGCGCGGTTGGACAAGGTACCTGGGAGCAGAAGGAGGCAGTGCTTACGAGGTCTGTCTCCGAGTTTCCCGGACTGGGCAACTACCCGAGGATCATCCTGATTTCACAGGCAACTGAAGGCGCGCAGGAGATGTCTGACGAAGATTTCGCGTTGGCAGTTGAGTCTGTGGGAGTTGCGGCGGAAGAGGGATTAGACGACGAACCTCAGAACTGGAGGATCAGAGCACTGACCGCGCAGTTCTACCAGGTGGCCTCTACCAGAAATCCCGACTACCTTGCAGCTGCCCGCGAGCACATCGATGAGGCGGCGGAACTGGCTCCCAGAACGCGGGAGATTATTCGGATCTCCGAACAGCAGGAGGAGTTGGAGAGCAGGCAGTGA
- a CDS encoding TlpA family protein disulfide reductase, protein MRGIVLISTMALLVFSVLSCSSEESPPTEPEQASDSGETLDKAPDFELVLFGNEDHEAGETIKLSDYAGGPVVLNFWFPSCPPCVAEMPDFETAYQEFKEDGVEFIGVQLVGLDSVDDGQKFVDKIGVNYSLGPDKIGDKIGDIVMEYRISGFPTTVLIDRDGNIHRRWSGALDLEKLQELIREIM, encoded by the coding sequence ATGAGGGGTATCGTACTAATCTCAACGATGGCGCTCCTGGTTTTCTCCGTGCTCTCGTGCTCCTCTGAGGAATCACCACCTACTGAACCGGAGCAGGCATCCGACTCCGGTGAAACCCTGGACAAGGCCCCCGACTTCGAGCTCGTCCTGTTCGGAAACGAGGACCACGAAGCCGGAGAGACAATTAAGCTCTCTGACTACGCCGGCGGCCCTGTGGTTCTCAACTTCTGGTTCCCGTCGTGTCCACCATGTGTCGCCGAAATGCCTGACTTCGAGACCGCCTACCAGGAATTCAAGGAAGACGGCGTAGAATTCATCGGGGTCCAGCTCGTGGGCCTGGACTCTGTGGACGATGGCCAGAAGTTCGTCGACAAGATCGGCGTCAACTACAGTCTGGGCCCTGACAAGATCGGCGACAAGATTGGTGATATCGTCATGGAGTACAGGATCTCGGGATTTCCTACAACGGTGCTCATCGATAGGGACGGCAACATCCACAGGCGATGGTCAGGAGCGCTGGACCTCGAAAAGCTCCAGGAGTTGATCCGCGAGATCATGTAG
- the mftG gene encoding mycofactocin system GMC family oxidoreductase MftG encodes MNYDTIIVGAGSAGCVLASRLTEDRDRSVLLLEAGPDYPDFDTLPDHIKYGIHPWYESYDPLAYTWGYEASATPGREPFTLPRGKVMGGSSAINGQVWFRGIPEDFEEWAAAGNDGWSFLDVLPYFRKSETDLDFPGDDFHGSDGPIPVRRYQEDDLLPSPRAFLEACVAAGFPQTHDVNHPESTGVGYFAFNRIDDVRMSTALTYLDMARSRLNLTIRPNVLAHRILFDGGRAVGVEAESGGEIFRVHADNVILSGGAINSPHLLLLSGVGPSDHLAETGIQPVHELPGVGQNLRDHPAIFMSYVSLTELPDRRPGLQIGMRYTTSGSPYRNDMQMRPLQIRTEHIPVDFDLSPGHIPTGFSIAMQKALSVGELRLTSPNPNDQPNLDYRYLTDPFDLERMRSAVRLCAEISAMPEYAPANMTRLNPTDDILASDDALDAWLLENVVTQHHSSGTCKMGPASDPMAVVDPNCRVHGLDGLMVVDASIMPDVIRANTNATTIMIAEKIASQIRSR; translated from the coding sequence ATGAATTACGACACCATCATCGTGGGGGCCGGGTCAGCAGGATGCGTATTGGCTTCACGGCTAACCGAGGACCGGGACCGTTCAGTCCTGCTGCTCGAGGCAGGTCCCGACTACCCAGACTTTGACACCCTGCCGGACCACATCAAGTACGGTATTCATCCGTGGTACGAATCGTATGACCCTCTTGCCTATACCTGGGGCTACGAGGCCAGTGCAACTCCCGGACGAGAGCCGTTTACGCTTCCTCGGGGCAAGGTCATGGGTGGCTCCAGCGCTATCAACGGCCAGGTCTGGTTCAGGGGGATTCCTGAGGACTTCGAAGAGTGGGCTGCGGCAGGCAACGACGGCTGGAGCTTTCTGGACGTCCTGCCCTACTTCCGAAAGTCGGAGACCGACCTCGACTTCCCCGGAGACGACTTCCATGGTTCTGACGGTCCAATTCCAGTGCGCCGTTACCAGGAGGACGACCTTCTCCCCAGTCCACGGGCGTTTCTCGAAGCGTGCGTGGCAGCCGGATTCCCTCAAACTCACGACGTGAACCACCCAGAGTCCACCGGTGTGGGCTACTTCGCGTTCAACCGAATTGACGATGTCCGAATGAGTACAGCACTAACGTACCTCGACATGGCACGCAGCCGGCTCAACCTCACCATCCGCCCCAATGTGCTGGCCCACCGGATACTATTCGACGGGGGCCGCGCCGTTGGGGTAGAAGCCGAGTCAGGCGGAGAGATCTTTCGAGTCCATGCCGACAACGTGATCTTGAGTGGCGGAGCCATTAACTCGCCACATCTCCTCTTACTATCAGGTGTCGGCCCATCGGACCACCTGGCTGAGACCGGAATCCAGCCAGTTCACGAGCTACCCGGAGTCGGTCAGAACCTCCGGGACCACCCAGCGATATTCATGTCCTATGTGAGCCTGACCGAGCTACCGGACCGTCGCCCGGGGCTTCAGATAGGGATGAGGTACACCACTTCAGGGTCGCCATATCGAAACGACATGCAGATGCGCCCCCTCCAGATCCGAACTGAGCACATACCTGTGGACTTCGACCTCAGCCCCGGACACATCCCAACGGGATTCAGCATCGCCATGCAAAAAGCCCTGTCAGTTGGCGAGTTGCGCCTGACCAGTCCGAACCCCAACGACCAGCCGAACCTTGACTACCGTTACCTCACCGACCCATTTGACCTGGAACGAATGAGGAGCGCCGTCAGACTGTGCGCCGAGATATCCGCCATGCCAGAGTACGCCCCTGCCAACATGACGCGGCTCAACCCGACCGACGACATCCTTGCAAGCGACGATGCGCTTGACGCATGGCTGCTGGAAAACGTCGTCACCCAGCACCACTCGTCCGGGACCTGCAAGATGGGACCCGCGAGTGATCCAATGGCAGTTGTTGATCCAAACTGCCGTGTTCACGGGCTCGATGGTCTGATGGTTGTTGACGCATCGATCATGCCGGACGTAATCCGTGCCAACACCAACGCGACCACCATCATGATCGCGGAGAAGATCGCCTCTCAGATACGCTCGCGCTAG
- a CDS encoding ribonuclease activity regulator RraA — translation MTTSNPISDETLEVLKSIPTQTLIDALWVKNWPQSYIEGARPLQLGQKMAGRAVTLRFVPHRPDLAADKPKADQSAEYVAIEQCGPGEVLVVDAMGWTYSSIGGDIKFFRMMQLGAGGLVTDGAVRDSVALREYGFPVFSASTTAKQGPAEFWPWQVNDAIQCGGVLVRPGDAVVGDDDGVVVVPRSEVGEVIRIAHQREEVEEIVKAQLEVEKCSPGKYYPFNDETWKLYEAKTGRKRPG, via the coding sequence ATGACAACCTCAAACCCCATCTCTGACGAGACCCTGGAAGTTCTCAAGAGTATCCCGACCCAGACCCTTATCGACGCCCTCTGGGTTAAGAACTGGCCCCAGAGCTACATCGAAGGCGCACGCCCCCTGCAGCTCGGACAGAAGATGGCAGGACGTGCGGTCACATTGCGCTTCGTCCCACACCGGCCCGACCTTGCCGCCGATAAGCCCAAGGCTGACCAATCAGCCGAGTACGTGGCAATCGAGCAGTGCGGTCCTGGAGAGGTGCTCGTAGTGGACGCAATGGGATGGACGTACAGCTCCATAGGAGGCGACATCAAGTTCTTCAGGATGATGCAGCTTGGCGCTGGCGGGCTTGTCACGGACGGGGCTGTGCGGGACAGCGTCGCGCTCAGAGAGTACGGGTTCCCAGTCTTCAGCGCGTCAACCACCGCCAAGCAGGGACCGGCCGAGTTCTGGCCTTGGCAGGTCAACGACGCCATCCAGTGCGGTGGAGTCCTCGTCAGGCCAGGAGATGCAGTCGTGGGCGATGACGACGGAGTTGTCGTCGTGCCCAGGTCCGAGGTGGGCGAGGTCATTCGGATCGCCCACCAGCGCGAAGAGGTCGAAGAGATCGTAAAGGCCCAGTTGGAAGTCGAAAAATGCTCGCCCGGCAAGTACTACCCGTTCAACGACGAGACCTGGAAGCTCTACGAGGCAAAGACCGGCCGGAAACGCCCCGGGTAG
- a CDS encoding methytransferase partner Trm112, with protein sequence MRMTLMEILVCPMCRGDLDLTVTKQDGDEIVSGSLRCKDCQEEYPIEDTIPNMLPPSLRG encoded by the coding sequence ATGCGAATGACACTGATGGAAATCCTGGTATGTCCCATGTGCCGGGGCGATCTGGATCTTACGGTCACCAAGCAGGATGGAGACGAGATCGTTTCGGGTAGTCTACGCTGTAAGGATTGTCAGGAAGAGTATCCCATAGAAGATACGATCCCTAACATGCTACCGCCATCGCTTCGCGGATGA
- a CDS encoding DUF2269 family protein, translating to MSYNEAFLLVVRWVHLTASVAWVGGSIFYLFVLRPALRRSPDSGREVNRYTAAEFKVLVDVCFFLLVVTGISLTFDRLSQGVTGTSYVIVLAVKVVLSIWMFVLASRRRRRTLLSEAYREPEERPQSLLHRGLRAISGYNTIIILGVTVFLLADLLKVMYEMALR from the coding sequence TTGAGCTATAACGAAGCGTTCCTGCTCGTCGTCAGATGGGTACACCTGACAGCGTCTGTGGCATGGGTAGGAGGCAGCATCTTCTACCTGTTTGTGTTAAGACCCGCCCTGCGACGCTCGCCAGACTCCGGCCGGGAAGTGAACCGATACACCGCTGCTGAGTTCAAAGTGCTGGTCGATGTCTGCTTCTTTCTCCTGGTAGTGACAGGCATCAGCCTGACGTTCGACCGCCTCAGCCAGGGTGTAACGGGCACGTCCTATGTGATCGTACTCGCGGTAAAGGTCGTATTGAGTATCTGGATGTTCGTTCTAGCGTCCAGGCGAAGGCGACGCACATTGCTGTCCGAAGCATACCGCGAACCTGAAGAGAGACCGCAGAGCCTGCTTCACCGGGGGCTGAGGGCGATTTCAGGATATAACACGATAATTATTCTCGGTGTGACAGTCTTCTTGCTCGCCGACCTTCTGAAGGTCATGTATGAGATGGCCCTTCGCTGA
- a CDS encoding sugar transferase translates to MRERTDSFDTSSSFDTREERSHVSSTLKVNDWWKRPFDLLVLIAVHVTLAPLWAVLWTVIPLAIWLHDRGPVFYTQERLGKNGRIFRVYKFRSMIPDAERHTGAVWAEEDDPRITPIGAFLRSRALDELPQVINMWKGDISLVGPRAERPELSQEFETSYPGFARRLMVRPGMTGLAQIYGRYSTHPRNKLRYDMLYIRRMSPWLDIRMLVSSVLLTLRARWQSEQR, encoded by the coding sequence ATGCGGGAACGTACTGACTCTTTCGACACATCGAGTTCATTTGACACTCGAGAGGAGCGTTCCCATGTGTCCTCTACTTTGAAGGTCAACGACTGGTGGAAGCGCCCATTCGACCTTCTCGTCCTGATCGCAGTCCATGTCACACTTGCCCCACTTTGGGCCGTTCTGTGGACAGTGATACCACTCGCAATATGGCTTCACGACCGCGGTCCAGTGTTCTACACACAGGAACGCCTGGGAAAGAACGGCCGCATATTCAGGGTTTACAAGTTCAGGTCGATGATCCCAGATGCCGAACGGCATACTGGCGCGGTTTGGGCCGAGGAAGACGACCCAAGGATCACCCCGATTGGCGCCTTCCTACGCAGTCGAGCCCTCGACGAACTGCCGCAGGTCATCAACATGTGGAAGGGTGACATCAGCCTGGTGGGACCCAGGGCCGAGCGGCCCGAACTATCGCAGGAATTCGAGACCAGTTATCCCGGCTTCGCAAGGCGCCTCATGGTGAGACCCGGCATGACCGGCCTCGCCCAGATCTACGGACGCTACTCCACACACCCGCGCAACAAGCTGCGATACGACATGCTCTACATCAGGAGAATGTCCCCCTGGCTGGACATTCGAATGCTGGTGTCGTCAGTCCTCCTCACGCTTCGCGCCCGCTGGCAGAGCGAACAGCGCTAG
- a CDS encoding amidase codes for MADHDLHLMTIAELGRLIQSRQLSPVELTRSLLERVERLNPTLGAYITVMSETANSEAAAAEEEISRGAYRGPMHGIPVAIKDIIYTEGVITSAGSRVLADHVPDYDSTIVERLRASGAVLLGKLNLSEFAVGGTIDHPYGTPRNPWNLDRSAGGSSSGSGVAVAGGLCAGALGSDTGGSIRGPSAFCGIVGLRPTYGRVTRHGVVPMSWSLDTVGPMTRTVEDCAIMLQAIAGRDERDSSSSSEPVPDYVDALAGRTGIVRVAIPPDAFEYEGLDAEVRSGVMSAVDSLAELGADINEVSLPVSAQSGAVFLATADVDAATFHLDWLKTRGDLYDWSTRTRLESAVLTPATTYLRAQRARTLIKNEMMSALEDHDVIVLPASPTLAPPIAQSTGSPGGYYQGRLDLGRRQYTSPAALAGLPAISVPCGFSDSGLPVGVQLIGRPFAEDVVLNVAHRYEQAAGWSERRAPDPE; via the coding sequence ATGGCAGATCACGACCTCCACCTTATGACCATCGCCGAACTTGGTCGGCTGATCCAGTCCCGGCAGCTCTCCCCAGTCGAGTTGACACGTTCCTTATTAGAGCGTGTCGAACGTCTGAATCCCACACTGGGTGCGTACATTACCGTCATGTCAGAGACAGCCAATTCCGAGGCGGCAGCGGCGGAAGAAGAAATCAGCAGAGGCGCATACCGGGGACCAATGCACGGAATCCCGGTCGCAATCAAGGACATCATCTACACAGAGGGAGTCATTACCAGCGCAGGCTCGAGAGTCCTTGCCGACCACGTCCCCGATTACGACTCTACAATCGTCGAACGGCTGCGTGCATCTGGAGCCGTGCTTCTGGGCAAGTTGAACCTGAGTGAGTTCGCTGTTGGTGGAACCATCGACCACCCGTATGGGACTCCAAGGAATCCCTGGAATCTGGACCGTTCGGCTGGCGGATCAAGCAGTGGATCCGGAGTGGCTGTTGCGGGAGGGCTGTGTGCAGGTGCCCTTGGCTCGGACACTGGCGGATCGATCAGGGGGCCGAGCGCGTTCTGCGGAATCGTGGGGCTTCGTCCTACCTACGGTCGTGTGACTCGTCATGGTGTTGTGCCGATGAGCTGGAGCCTCGACACTGTCGGACCCATGACCCGGACGGTCGAGGACTGCGCCATCATGCTCCAGGCAATAGCGGGCCGGGATGAGCGCGATTCGTCATCGAGTTCCGAGCCGGTACCAGACTACGTGGACGCCCTGGCCGGCCGCACCGGGATAGTCAGGGTCGCCATCCCGCCGGATGCCTTCGAATACGAAGGACTGGATGCTGAAGTGCGGTCAGGTGTTATGTCAGCAGTGGACAGTCTCGCTGAACTGGGTGCTGACATTAACGAGGTCAGCCTGCCCGTTTCGGCCCAGAGTGGCGCTGTCTTTCTCGCAACCGCAGATGTCGACGCGGCAACCTTCCACCTGGACTGGCTGAAGACGCGCGGTGACCTGTATGACTGGAGCACTCGGACTCGCCTGGAATCTGCCGTCCTGACTCCGGCCACAACCTACCTCAGGGCCCAGAGGGCGAGGACACTCATTAAGAACGAAATGATGTCCGCACTCGAAGACCACGACGTCATAGTGCTGCCCGCCAGCCCGACACTGGCTCCGCCCATCGCGCAGTCCACCGGGTCGCCCGGCGGCTACTACCAGGGTAGACTCGATCTCGGCAGACGTCAGTACACCAGCCCTGCAGCCCTCGCAGGCCTGCCGGCGATTTCCGTGCCCTGCGGATTTTCGGACAGCGGACTCCCGGTCGGCGTCCAGCTAATCGGGCGCCCATTCGCCGAGGACGTCGTACTCAATGTTGCCCACAGGTACGAACAGGCCGCTGGCTGGAGCGAACGTCGCGCACCCGATCCCGAGTAA
- a CDS encoding glycine--tRNA ligase — protein MASTWDYGPLGVELKKNVKDSWWRTFVWSRDDIVGLDASILMHPDVWRASGHVGSFSDPLVECKSCNQRFREDHLDGPDCPNCGGELTEPRQFNLMFRTFIGPVEDQASEAYLRPETAQGIFVNFDNVLTATRKRLPFGIAQIGKAFRNEITTGGFIFRTREFEAMEIEYFVMPGEDAEHHDRWIKDCLSWYTDLGVNPERLRLRAHDADELSHYSKATHDIEYLYPWGWGEIQGIANRTDYDLKAHTAASGQNLTYFDQESGQHIVPYVIEPAAGVDRSVMTFLVDAYTEEQVESASGKLETRTLLKLHPEIAPVKVAILPLSRNERLTPTAREVFETVQRSGRIAGFVQYDDTQSIGRRYRRQDEIGTPLCVTVDFDTIDDRAVTIRNRDNMTQERVPIEKLPDELSRSLAEF, from the coding sequence ATGGCAAGCACCTGGGACTACGGTCCACTGGGGGTCGAGCTGAAGAAGAACGTCAAGGACTCCTGGTGGCGCACCTTCGTGTGGAGCCGTGACGACATCGTCGGCCTGGACGCCTCGATCCTCATGCACCCGGACGTTTGGCGCGCAAGCGGTCACGTCGGAAGCTTCTCCGACCCTCTGGTCGAGTGCAAGTCATGTAATCAGAGGTTTAGGGAGGACCACCTGGACGGCCCTGATTGCCCCAACTGTGGCGGCGAACTCACAGAGCCGCGTCAATTCAACCTGATGTTCAGGACCTTTATTGGCCCTGTCGAAGACCAAGCGTCAGAGGCCTACCTCCGTCCTGAGACCGCCCAGGGAATCTTCGTCAACTTCGACAACGTGCTCACAGCAACGCGAAAGCGCCTCCCATTCGGTATCGCTCAGATCGGGAAGGCATTCAGGAACGAGATCACAACCGGCGGCTTCATATTCCGAACACGCGAATTCGAAGCCATGGAGATCGAGTACTTTGTAATGCCCGGGGAGGACGCGGAGCACCACGACAGGTGGATTAAAGATTGTCTCAGCTGGTACACCGACCTCGGCGTCAATCCCGAACGCCTCAGGCTGAGGGCGCATGACGCCGACGAACTCTCTCACTACTCGAAGGCCACCCACGACATCGAGTACCTCTATCCATGGGGCTGGGGCGAGATTCAGGGCATTGCCAACCGCACCGACTATGACCTCAAGGCCCACACTGCGGCCAGCGGCCAGAACCTCACGTACTTCGACCAGGAGAGTGGACAGCACATCGTTCCCTACGTGATCGAACCTGCCGCAGGTGTCGACAGGTCGGTGATGACATTCCTGGTAGACGCCTATACCGAAGAGCAGGTCGAATCTGCGTCCGGCAAGTTAGAGACACGCACGCTACTGAAGCTCCATCCAGAGATCGCACCTGTGAAGGTCGCAATCCTCCCACTTTCGAGAAACGAACGCCTCACCCCCACTGCTCGCGAGGTGTTTGAGACCGTACAACGTTCGGGACGTATCGCTGGCTTCGTTCAGTACGATGACACGCAGAGCATCGGGCGGCGGTATCGCCGCCAGGACGAGATAGGCACTCCGCTGTGTGTGACCGTTGACTTCGACACTATCGACGACCGGGCAGTCACGATTCGCAACAGGGATAACATGACCCAGGAACGAGTCCCGATCGAGAAACTCCCGGACGAACTCTCACGGAGCCTGGCCGAATTCTAG